Proteins found in one Deinococcus seoulensis genomic segment:
- a CDS encoding metallophosphoesterase encodes MSRQVLIIPDLHGRPDLLRATLERFPDAHYVSLGDAIDRGPRSMPVVEKLMELHAAGRATLLMGNHERMMQEGVKWYRQYEGTHDLGDYRRAMEGYQWWMRAGGETVRKELGGLTLEKFPPLLEAYLNVLRRVVYVTADGDIHDEAPAHPSVMIAHASPPVRHPQHPNPLSAALWLRPFEGPFPLPDGVMYSVHGHTPVPTPSRMGRHLYIDLGAYDTGRLAVAEVNVHGLPNVTVFCGRGEPARGRKYARFGEPIPVTPVDLPGAPPR; translated from the coding sequence ATGAGCCGGCAGGTGCTGATCATTCCCGACCTGCACGGCCGCCCGGACCTGCTGCGCGCCACCCTGGAACGCTTCCCGGACGCGCATTACGTGTCGCTGGGCGACGCCATCGACCGCGGGCCGCGCTCCATGCCGGTCGTGGAGAAACTGATGGAACTGCACGCCGCCGGGCGCGCCACGCTGCTGATGGGCAACCACGAACGCATGATGCAGGAAGGCGTGAAATGGTACCGGCAGTACGAGGGCACCCACGACCTGGGCGATTACCGCCGCGCGATGGAAGGCTACCAGTGGTGGATGCGCGCCGGGGGCGAGACGGTCCGCAAGGAACTCGGCGGGCTGACCCTGGAGAAATTCCCGCCGCTGCTGGAGGCGTACCTGAACGTCCTGCGGCGCGTCGTGTACGTCACCGCCGACGGCGACATCCACGACGAGGCGCCCGCGCACCCCAGCGTGATGATCGCGCACGCCTCGCCGCCCGTGCGGCACCCGCAGCACCCCAACCCGCTGTCGGCGGCGCTGTGGCTGCGGCCGTTCGAGGGTCCGTTCCCGCTGCCCGACGGGGTCATGTACTCCGTGCACGGGCACACGCCGGTGCCCACGCCGTCACGCATGGGCCGCCACCTGTACATCGACCTGGGCGCGTACGACACGGGCCGCCTCGCCGTGGCCGAGGTGAACGTGCACGGCCTGCCGAACGTCACGGTGTTCTGCGGGCGCGGCGAACCCGCCCGTGGCCGCAAGTACGCCCGGTTCGGGGAGCCCATTCCCGTCACGCCGGTCGACCTGCCCGGCGCCCCACCCCGGTAA
- a CDS encoding M24 family metallopeptidase has translation MAPNTAANALQDGKRRQAQALLRDGEVWLIAARESGVRPEPALTLVAGVDVTWDSLFLLTHTEAVAIVGRFDADAVPPGWTVHGYDADLRALLRAEVRRLGARRVLLNISEDDPLCDGLTSGLERRVRGWLTPGDDLPELEWDSAAPLLGQLRSVKTPEEHAAIREAVELAEAHLREMAAAAHPGWRERDVAAFLHGLCRRDGAEPSWGWNACPNVHIGPDSRPSHAPPGDHALRPGDLLHIDYGVRLSHGYCSDIQRVYRLPDGNPVPDAVQAAFRACWNAIQAGADALRPGTPGHAVDAAARAALVAAGYPEYQHALGHGLGRATHDGGTLLGPRWPRYGQTVEGPVRENEVYTLELGVMVPGHGFIGLEEDVIVRDGPPTWLSARQDDLKILG, from the coding sequence ATGGCCCCCAACACGGCAGCGAACGCGCTTCAGGACGGCAAGCGGCGGCAGGCGCAGGCGCTGCTCCGGGACGGCGAGGTGTGGCTGATCGCCGCGCGCGAGTCCGGCGTGCGCCCGGAACCGGCCCTGACGCTCGTGGCGGGCGTGGACGTCACCTGGGACAGCCTCTTCCTGCTGACCCACACGGAGGCGGTGGCGATCGTGGGTCGCTTCGACGCGGACGCCGTGCCGCCCGGCTGGACCGTGCACGGCTACGACGCCGACCTGCGAGCACTGCTGCGCGCCGAGGTCAGACGGCTGGGCGCGCGGCGCGTGCTGCTGAACATCAGCGAGGACGACCCGCTGTGCGACGGCCTGACCTCGGGCCTGGAACGCCGGGTGCGTGGCTGGCTGACGCCGGGCGACGACCTGCCCGAGCTGGAGTGGGACAGCGCCGCGCCGCTGCTGGGGCAGCTCCGGTCCGTCAAGACGCCCGAGGAACACGCCGCGATCCGGGAGGCCGTCGAACTGGCCGAGGCGCACCTGCGCGAGATGGCGGCCGCCGCCCACCCCGGCTGGCGGGAGCGGGACGTCGCGGCCTTCCTGCACGGCCTGTGCCGCCGCGACGGCGCCGAGCCTTCCTGGGGCTGGAACGCCTGCCCGAACGTGCACATCGGCCCGGACAGCCGCCCCTCGCACGCGCCGCCCGGCGATCACGCCCTGCGGCCCGGCGACCTGCTGCACATCGACTACGGCGTGCGCCTGAGCCACGGGTACTGCTCGGACATCCAGCGCGTGTACCGCCTGCCCGACGGGAACCCGGTGCCGGACGCCGTGCAGGCCGCCTTCCGCGCCTGCTGGAACGCCATCCAGGCGGGCGCGGACGCCCTGCGCCCCGGCACGCCCGGCCACGCCGTGGACGCCGCCGCGCGCGCCGCGCTGGTCGCCGCCGGGTACCCCGAGTACCAGCACGCGCTGGGGCACGGGCTGGGCCGCGCCACGCACGACGGCGGCACCCTCCTCGGCCCGCGCTGGCCCCGCTACGGGCAGACCGTCGAGGGACCCGTGCGCGAGAACGAGGTGTACACCCTGGAACTGGGCGTCATGGTGCCCGGCCACGGCTTCATCGGCCTGGAGGAGGACGTGATCGTCCGTGACGGGCCGCCCACGTGGCTCTCGGCGCGGCAGGACGACCTGAAGATCCTGGGCTGA
- a CDS encoding metallophosphoesterase: MTVTRRLFLRTLAGGSAAALVAGGAGAAQAYRFGVTRHERTLPGLRAPLRAAFLTDLHYGLFIGAGSVAAWVDATNDLRPDVVLLGGDQLDARMDDLPGPLLRELGRLRAPLGVLGVWGNHDYGSFGRYGGRHYGAPRADWAAKRAELTAAFAGAGVTILRDEGRAVRDDLWVGGTDDLWFGKPDVTAALEGAGNRATLLVTHNPDLLPALPRPAGLVLCGHTHGGQVRVPLWGAPMVPSAFGQRYAMGWVQGEHVTPAYVSRGLGLSGLPVRNLCEPEITLLQLSPALG, from the coding sequence ATGACCGTGACCCGACGTCTGTTCCTGCGCACCCTGGCCGGGGGGAGCGCGGCGGCGCTGGTGGCGGGCGGCGCGGGGGCGGCGCAGGCGTACCGTTTCGGCGTGACCCGCCATGAGCGCACGCTGCCGGGCCTGCGCGCCCCGCTGCGCGCCGCGTTCCTGACCGACCTGCACTACGGGCTGTTCATCGGGGCCGGAAGCGTGGCGGCCTGGGTGGACGCCACGAACGACCTGCGGCCGGACGTGGTGCTGCTGGGCGGCGATCAACTGGACGCCCGCATGGACGACCTGCCGGGGCCGCTGCTGCGGGAACTGGGGCGCCTGCGCGCACCCCTGGGCGTGCTGGGCGTGTGGGGCAACCACGATTACGGCAGTTTCGGGAGGTACGGCGGGCGGCACTACGGCGCGCCCCGCGCGGACTGGGCGGCCAAACGCGCGGAACTGACGGCGGCGTTCGCGGGGGCGGGCGTGACGATCCTGCGTGACGAGGGGCGCGCGGTGCGGGACGACCTGTGGGTGGGCGGCACGGACGACCTGTGGTTCGGCAAGCCGGACGTGACGGCGGCCCTGGAGGGCGCAGGGAACCGGGCGACGCTGCTGGTCACGCACAACCCGGACCTGCTGCCCGCGTTGCCGCGCCCGGCGGGGCTGGTGCTGTGCGGGCACACGCACGGCGGGCAGGTGAGGGTGCCGCTGTGGGGCGCGCCGATGGTGCCCAGTGCGTTCGGGCAGCGGTACGCGATGGGCTGGGTGCAGGGCGAGCACGTCACGCCCGCGTATGTCAGCCGGGGCCTGGGCCTGAGTGGCCTGCCGGTGCGGAACCTGTGCGAACCGGAAATCACGTTGCTGCAACTGAGCCCGGCCCTGGGCTGA
- a CDS encoding nucleotidyltransferase family protein: MTAPSHAPHAHGPVAGVLLAAGLGTRMGGPKQLALLAGRPLVRHAAQALADAGHDTLLCAVPPGEVGDGIRAALRDLPFAFVVNPAPARGLGSSFRAAVGALPGGLAAVNFALADMPLLGAAQHAALIAAFRETGAPVVLAGYSAPGAEPVRAPPHLFRADLLAAVRDAPDADHGPRHLIREHAAQAVTLTFPAALLLDVDTPEALAQAQGLLQEP, from the coding sequence ATGACTGCACCCTCTCACGCGCCACACGCGCACGGTCCTGTCGCGGGTGTGCTGCTGGCGGCCGGGCTGGGCACCCGCATGGGCGGCCCCAAACAGCTGGCCCTGCTGGCCGGGCGGCCGCTGGTGCGCCACGCGGCGCAGGCGCTGGCGGACGCCGGGCACGACACGCTGCTGTGCGCCGTCCCGCCCGGCGAGGTGGGCGACGGCATCCGGGCGGCGCTGCGGGACCTGCCGTTCGCGTTCGTGGTGAACCCGGCCCCGGCGCGCGGTCTGGGCAGTTCCTTCCGCGCGGCGGTGGGAGCGCTGCCGGGCGGGCTGGCCGCCGTGAACTTCGCGCTGGCCGACATGCCGCTGCTGGGGGCCGCGCAGCACGCCGCGCTGATCGCCGCCTTCCGCGAGACCGGCGCGCCCGTCGTGCTGGCCGGGTACAGCGCGCCCGGCGCAGAGCCGGTGCGTGCGCCGCCGCACCTGTTCCGCGCGGACCTGCTGGCGGCCGTGCGGGACGCCCCGGACGCCGATCACGGCCCCCGGCACCTGATCCGCGAGCACGCCGCGCAGGCCGTCACGCTGACCTTCCCGGCCGCGCTGCTGCTGGACGTGGACACCCCGGAAGCGCTGGCGCAGGCGCAGGGGCTGTTGCAGGAACCGTAG